One Gossypium raimondii isolate GPD5lz chromosome 3, ASM2569854v1, whole genome shotgun sequence genomic window carries:
- the LOC105794131 gene encoding uncharacterized protein LOC105794131, protein MWFYSFPWFLALNCFIEFGSNAKLLPEFEDSVIDKQIKFVGEQLGKIVNALEQFTADKTPHLYKEMMSMEVEGFDDDFFCSVFDYLVGRESEAKAFLAKSTKHRKIWLQKFLKVEDIDALMWCNTSYTLGQYCSYHVVYY, encoded by the exons ATGTGGTTCTATTCTTTTCCGTGGTTTTTGGCTTTGAATTGCTTCATTGAGTTTGGATCAAATGCTAAACTGTTGCCTGAATTTGAAG ACAGTGTCATcgataaacaaattaaatttgtgggtgaACAACTTGGTAAGATTGTTAATGCATTAGAACAATTTACTGCGGATAAGACACCACATCTTTACAAAGAAATGATGTCGATGGAGGTGGAAGGATTTGATGACGACTTCTTTTGTAGTGTCTTTGATTATCTTGTGGGTCGTGAATCCGAGGCCAAAGCTTTCTTAGCCAAAAGTACGAAGCATAgaaaaatttggcttcaaaaatttcTCAAGGTTGAAGATATTGACGCTTTAATGTGGTGTAATACTAGTTATACACTTGGACAATATTGTAGTTATCATGTGGTGTACTATTGA